From Paraflavitalea devenefica, the proteins below share one genomic window:
- the dnaE gene encoding DNA polymerase III subunit alpha — MCKFSHLHVHTQFSLLDGAASIQSLYKKAVKDGQPAIAITDHGNMFGAFEFVSEAYKHKNEDGSLKVKPIVGCEFYVVEDRHRKIFSKDVKDERYHQVLLAKNKQGYQNLIKLTSLGYIEGMYSKYPRIDKKLIEQYHEGLIATTCCIGAYVPQTILHDGEEKAEQEFKWWLDLFGEDYFIEVQRHDIKEQIQINEVLLKFAKKFNVPIIATNDSHYTDRDDYNAHDILLCINTGEKKSTPGYDDIINDDLNVKERRFKFPNDQFYFKTQDEMKELFKDIPESIDNTNMIVDRVEVLNLKKDILLPAFPLPKEFQTTDDSNLNQWTYLHYLTYEGARKRYAELTPEITERLDFELFTIKTMGFAGYFLIVSDFIKAGRDLGVFIGPGRGSAAGSVVAYCIGITNIDPIKYNLLFERFLNPDRKSMPDIDTDFDDEGRQKVIDYVVDKYGKAQVAQIITYGTMAAKMSIKDVARALDLPLAESNALAKLVPDKPGIELGRVLKAPLTAKEGEKSLEEKEGLGPDELESVKRIREIYKSDTLNGTVLHEAERLEGSVRNTGIHAAGIIIAPKDLTELIPVSVAKDSTLWVTQFEGSIIEDAGVIKMDFLGLKTLTIIKNALEMIRQNHGVEIVIDDIPLDDTKTYEIYQKADTIGTFQFESPGMQKYLRDLKPDQFADLIAMNALYRPGPLAYIPNFIDRKHGREPITYDLPEMEEYLADTYGITVYQEQVMLLAQKLAGFSKGDADVLRKAMGKKQKAVLDKMKAQFVKGGTDKGHPADKLEKVWTDWEAFAQYAFNKSHSTCYAFVAYQTAYLKAHYPSEYMAAVLNNAGAIEKLTFFMEECKRMGKMVLGPDINESHKGFSVNLEGHIRVGLGGLKGVGEAAVENIIAEREANGRYTNIFDMIKRVNQRAVNKKTLECLVYAGAFDCFKEFHRAQYFTIPQGETASGMEKIIKYGNIYQTENNSTANTLFGDLPKALDIPLPKIPPCEPWTLTELLDREKEVTGMFMSGHPLDHFRFEIKHYGFTTLADFNEIKEAITLQANPGRTFRLAGLVTDAQHRVTKTGRQFASFIIEDYTGKSEFMLWSDDYMRFSNYMEKGKNLFITGFFKQRFNKVEYEFKVDKIVLLESIKQNLTKQVIIDIEARHIDADMVNFLEKNVKTHPGKAGLKFNIKEMKRQYKISLYSLETGFEMNDEMTAWLQNKPEVDVQVVTV, encoded by the coding sequence ATGTGTAAATTCTCTCACCTTCACGTCCATACCCAGTTTTCCCTGCTCGATGGAGCAGCCTCTATCCAATCATTGTATAAGAAAGCCGTTAAAGATGGTCAGCCGGCCATTGCTATTACCGATCACGGTAATATGTTTGGCGCTTTTGAGTTCGTATCAGAGGCCTACAAACACAAGAATGAGGATGGCTCCCTGAAGGTAAAGCCCATTGTAGGATGCGAATTTTATGTGGTGGAAGACCGTCATCGTAAGATATTCTCGAAAGATGTGAAGGATGAGCGTTATCACCAGGTATTGCTGGCCAAAAACAAACAAGGTTACCAGAACCTCATCAAACTCACTTCGCTGGGCTATATCGAAGGAATGTACAGCAAATACCCCCGTATTGACAAGAAACTGATAGAGCAATACCACGAAGGGCTGATTGCCACTACCTGCTGCATCGGCGCCTATGTGCCGCAAACCATCCTGCATGATGGAGAGGAAAAAGCTGAGCAGGAATTCAAATGGTGGCTCGACCTGTTTGGGGAAGATTATTTCATCGAGGTACAGCGCCATGATATTAAAGAGCAGATCCAGATCAATGAAGTACTGCTCAAATTTGCGAAGAAGTTCAATGTGCCCATCATTGCCACCAATGACAGCCATTATACCGACCGGGATGATTACAATGCCCATGACATCCTGCTTTGTATTAACACCGGTGAAAAGAAAAGTACGCCGGGATATGACGATATCATCAATGATGACCTGAACGTAAAAGAGCGCCGCTTTAAATTCCCCAACGATCAGTTTTATTTCAAGACACAGGATGAAATGAAGGAACTCTTCAAAGACATCCCGGAGTCTATAGACAATACCAATATGATCGTGGACCGGGTGGAGGTGCTGAACCTGAAGAAGGATATCCTGCTGCCGGCCTTCCCACTTCCTAAAGAATTCCAGACGACCGACGACAGTAACCTGAACCAATGGACTTACCTGCACTACCTTACTTATGAAGGGGCCAGGAAGCGTTATGCAGAACTTACACCCGAAATAACGGAACGGCTCGACTTTGAGCTGTTCACGATCAAAACGATGGGCTTTGCCGGTTACTTCCTTATTGTGAGTGACTTCATCAAAGCCGGCCGCGACCTGGGCGTATTCATCGGCCCCGGCCGTGGTTCCGCTGCAGGTAGCGTGGTAGCTTATTGTATCGGCATCACCAATATTGACCCCATCAAGTACAACCTGCTGTTCGAAAGGTTCCTGAACCCCGACCGTAAGTCAATGCCCGATATTGATACGGACTTCGACGATGAAGGCCGTCAGAAAGTAATTGACTATGTAGTTGACAAATACGGCAAGGCCCAGGTAGCGCAGATCATTACTTATGGTACCATGGCCGCCAAAATGAGTATCAAAGACGTGGCGCGTGCATTGGACCTGCCCCTGGCCGAATCGAATGCATTGGCCAAGCTGGTACCGGATAAACCGGGTATAGAACTGGGCCGTGTATTGAAAGCGCCCCTCACCGCCAAGGAAGGCGAAAAATCGCTGGAAGAGAAGGAAGGTCTGGGCCCCGATGAACTGGAAAGCGTAAAAAGGATACGCGAGATCTATAAAAGCGATACCCTGAACGGAACGGTATTGCACGAAGCCGAACGTTTGGAAGGATCGGTACGGAACACCGGTATCCACGCAGCAGGTATTATCATCGCCCCCAAAGACCTGACAGAACTCATCCCCGTATCTGTAGCCAAAGACTCCACACTCTGGGTAACCCAGTTTGAAGGCAGTATTATTGAAGACGCCGGCGTTATCAAGATGGACTTCCTGGGGTTGAAGACCCTCACGATCATTAAGAATGCGCTGGAAATGATCAGGCAGAATCACGGCGTGGAAATCGTGATAGACGATATTCCGCTCGATGATACGAAAACCTACGAGATCTACCAGAAAGCGGATACCATCGGTACTTTCCAGTTCGAAAGTCCCGGTATGCAAAAATACCTGCGTGACCTGAAGCCTGACCAGTTTGCCGACCTGATTGCGATGAACGCCCTGTACCGCCCCGGTCCGCTGGCCTATATCCCCAACTTTATTGACCGTAAACATGGACGGGAACCTATCACGTATGACCTCCCGGAAATGGAAGAATACCTGGCCGATACCTATGGTATCACGGTATACCAGGAACAGGTGATGTTGCTGGCCCAGAAACTGGCCGGCTTCAGCAAGGGAGATGCCGACGTACTGCGGAAGGCGATGGGTAAGAAGCAAAAGGCGGTACTGGACAAGATGAAGGCCCAGTTTGTGAAGGGAGGAACGGACAAAGGCCATCCTGCTGATAAACTGGAGAAGGTGTGGACCGACTGGGAGGCTTTCGCCCAATACGCATTCAACAAGTCGCACTCCACCTGCTATGCCTTTGTGGCCTACCAGACAGCCTACCTCAAGGCCCACTACCCTTCTGAATATATGGCTGCGGTACTCAACAACGCCGGCGCCATTGAAAAGCTCACTTTCTTTATGGAAGAGTGCAAGCGGATGGGTAAGATGGTACTGGGACCGGATATTAACGAATCGCATAAAGGCTTCTCTGTGAACCTGGAAGGCCATATCCGCGTAGGGTTGGGCGGGTTAAAAGGCGTGGGCGAAGCTGCTGTAGAAAATATCATTGCCGAGCGGGAAGCCAATGGCCGCTATACGAATATTTTTGACATGATCAAGCGGGTCAACCAGCGGGCGGTGAATAAAAAGACCCTGGAATGCCTGGTGTATGCCGGCGCTTTTGATTGCTTTAAAGAATTCCACCGGGCGCAATATTTCACCATACCACAAGGGGAAACCGCCTCCGGCATGGAGAAGATCATTAAATACGGGAATATTTACCAGACGGAGAATAACAGCACCGCCAATACCCTCTTTGGCGACCTGCCCAAGGCCCTGGATATTCCCCTGCCGAAGATACCCCCCTGTGAACCATGGACTTTGACCGAGCTGCTGGATAGGGAGAAAGAGGTAACCGGTATGTTTATGAGCGGCCACCCGCTGGACCATTTCCGGTTCGAAATAAAGCACTACGGCTTCACCACCCTGGCCGACTTTAATGAGATCAAGGAGGCGATCACCCTCCAGGCCAACCCGGGCCGCACGTTCCGGCTGGCCGGACTGGTAACCGACGCCCAGCACCGGGTAACCAAAACCGGCCGCCAGTTTGCCTCATTTATTATTGAGGATTATACCGGCAAGAGCGAATTCATGCTCTGGAGCGACGACTATATGCGCTTTTCCAATTACATGGAAAAAGGTAAGAACCTATTCATAACGGGTTTCTTTAAACAACGCTTTAACAAGGTGGAGTATGAGTTCAAGGTGGATAAGATCGTTTTGCTGGAGAGCATTAAACAAAACCTTACCAAACAGGTTATAATAGATATCGAGGCCCGGCACATTGATGCCGACATGGTCAATTTCCTCGAAAAGAATGTTAAAACCCACCCCGGAAAGGCTGGTTTGAAGTTCAATATCAAGGAAATGAAGCGGCAATACAAGATCAGCCTGTACAGCCTGGAAACGGGGTTTGAAATGAATGACGAAATGACGGCCTGGCTGCAGAATAAGCCCGAGGTAGATGTACAGGTTGTCACTGTGTAA
- a CDS encoding C40 family peptidase: MYNMLKQGWLIVLVALAATSCSTQRKTTAAVPGATTKPAAGSPRFIENISIKPSGGSSDYTASPPLNERYTPGPSIHTGTNVELSDPLQFKYSILLDLPVEELTDGRMISFIEDWYGTRYKYGGTDKNGVDCSAFAQTFIYTLYGLLLPRTSAQQYQKSKRLRKDELVEGDLVFFKTRGRKAGISHVGVYLRNNKFVHASTSSGVMINDMNDAYYAAHYAGAGRIR, from the coding sequence ATGTATAATATGTTAAAACAAGGATGGCTGATAGTTTTGGTGGCCCTGGCCGCTACCAGTTGCAGTACCCAGCGAAAGACCACGGCGGCTGTACCCGGCGCCACTACGAAACCTGCGGCTGGCTCACCCCGGTTTATTGAGAATATATCCATCAAGCCGTCCGGCGGTTCTTCCGACTATACGGCAAGTCCGCCCCTCAATGAACGCTATACACCGGGGCCTTCCATTCATACAGGCACTAATGTGGAGCTGAGCGATCCCCTGCAGTTTAAATATTCTATCCTGCTCGACCTGCCGGTGGAAGAGCTGACAGACGGCAGGATGATCAGCTTTATTGAGGACTGGTATGGTACCCGCTATAAGTATGGCGGTACCGATAAGAATGGGGTAGACTGCTCTGCCTTTGCCCAAACGTTTATTTACACACTGTATGGCCTCCTGCTGCCACGCACGTCGGCGCAACAATACCAGAAGAGCAAGCGCCTGCGCAAGGATGAATTAGTAGAGGGCGACCTGGTATTCTTCAAAACCCGCGGACGTAAAGCAGGTATATCCCATGTAGGCGTTTACCTGCGCAATAATAAGTTTGTACATGCTTCCACTTCCAGCGGAGTGATGATCAATGATATGAATGATGCGTATTATGCTGCGCACTATGCAGGCGCGGGCAGGATACGGTAA
- a CDS encoding rhomboid family protein has protein sequence MIGTGLLVFLLIILNVLISWRGFRNSDFFARYEFNVDGILLYRQYDRLISSGFLHVGWLHLIFNMLALYFFSGSLIAVLNWWGFLIIYFASLIGGGLLSLYIHRYSGDYSSVGASGAVSGIIFAVIALFPGIDVPLIFIPLPGWLFGLLYVLISIYGIRSRTGNIGHDSHLGGALVGLVVALLMRPHALVENYVTILIISVPAIVFIYLIITRPHLLLVDNFFYKTHHRNYNIDHKYNQQQYNRQQEIDQILDKINKSGMHSLTKAEKEKLEEYSKRIR, from the coding sequence ATGATTGGTACCGGCCTCCTTGTATTCTTATTAATCATTCTGAACGTCCTTATTTCCTGGAGAGGATTCAGGAACAGTGATTTTTTTGCCCGTTATGAATTTAATGTTGATGGCATTCTGCTATACCGGCAATATGACCGGCTGATCAGTTCAGGTTTTCTACACGTGGGCTGGCTGCACCTGATCTTTAATATGCTCGCGCTTTATTTTTTCAGCGGCTCATTGATCGCTGTACTGAATTGGTGGGGCTTTCTGATCATTTATTTTGCCAGCCTTATCGGCGGCGGCCTGCTTTCGCTGTACATACACCGTTACAGCGGTGATTATAGTTCGGTAGGGGCGTCAGGAGCCGTATCGGGGATCATATTTGCGGTGATTGCTTTATTCCCGGGTATCGATGTCCCGCTCATTTTCATTCCCCTTCCCGGCTGGCTTTTCGGTCTTTTGTATGTGCTGATTTCTATTTATGGCATCAGGTCAAGGACTGGCAATATAGGACATGATTCCCATCTTGGCGGGGCGCTGGTTGGATTGGTTGTTGCCCTATTGATGCGGCCGCATGCACTGGTGGAAAATTATGTCACGATACTGATTATTTCAGTACCTGCCATCGTGTTTATTTACCTGATCATTACAAGGCCTCATCTATTGCTGGTAGATAATTTTTTCTACAAAACGCATCACCGTAATTACAATATTGATCATAAATACAACCAGCAACAGTACAACCGCCAGCAGGAGATTGACCAGATATTGGACAAAATCAACAAAAGCGGTATGCACAGCCTTACCAAAGCTGAAAAAGAAAAGCTGGAAGAGTATTCAAAGCGGATACGCTGA
- a CDS encoding M1 family metallopeptidase: MIRIKINTLRFFAGLFTPLTGCTAALLLCMVISCQAQPLNQKKGFTRQDTLRGSLGPERTWWDVLRYAIDVKPDYNNKTISGLVRIYVKPSPNSDKSVTLMQIDLQEPMLLDSAFFQIVSKDGRVKRRTPVLFKREGNVYWLETKPFHDRITATYPLELYYHGKPREAVRPPWDGGWIWSKDKQGRPWMSVACQGLGASVWYPCKDHQSDEPDSGASLTMHVADSLVAVGNGRLAKKEKDNNGLTAWTWEVKNPINNYNIVPYIGKYVTWHEDFAGEKGKLDCDYWVLDYNLDKAKAQFKQAPTMLKCFEHWFGPYPFYEDGYKLVESPHLGMEHQSAVAYGNGFQNGYRGRDLSGSGWGNKWDFIIIHESGHEWFANNITSNDIADMWLHEGFTNYSETIYTTCEFGVEAGNDYCIGTRKAIQNDIPIIGHYGVNQEGSGDMYYKGGNLLHTIRNIIGDDEKFRQILRGLNQVFYHKTTDTKEVEAYISKQAGIDLSKVFDQYLRTTHIPVLEVKHEGLGIYFRYTNCIKGFTMPLKVKLAGDRTMFITPTEEWQLLKAGGWYNGFFAVDRNFYINTKEVHVDIQKVK, from the coding sequence TTGATCCGGATTAAAATAAATACGCTGCGTTTTTTTGCAGGTTTGTTTACACCCCTGACAGGATGCACTGCTGCTCTTTTATTATGCATGGTCATTTCCTGCCAGGCCCAGCCCCTGAACCAGAAGAAAGGTTTTACCCGGCAGGATACACTGCGGGGAAGCCTGGGACCCGAAAGGACCTGGTGGGATGTTTTAAGGTATGCCATAGATGTCAAGCCCGATTATAACAACAAGACCATTAGTGGTCTCGTAAGGATATATGTTAAACCATCACCCAACAGCGACAAGTCCGTCACCCTGATGCAGATCGATCTGCAGGAGCCCATGCTGCTGGACAGCGCCTTCTTTCAAATTGTATCCAAAGATGGACGGGTGAAGAGAAGGACCCCGGTGTTGTTCAAAAGAGAAGGTAATGTTTACTGGTTAGAGACAAAACCATTTCATGATCGTATTACAGCCACCTATCCGCTGGAATTATACTACCACGGCAAGCCACGCGAAGCGGTTCGTCCACCCTGGGATGGTGGCTGGATATGGAGTAAAGATAAACAAGGACGTCCCTGGATGAGTGTTGCCTGCCAGGGACTGGGCGCCAGTGTATGGTATCCCTGCAAAGACCACCAGAGCGATGAACCTGACTCAGGAGCTTCTTTAACCATGCATGTGGCCGATAGCCTGGTGGCTGTAGGCAATGGCCGGTTGGCAAAAAAAGAAAAAGATAACAACGGCCTTACTGCCTGGACATGGGAAGTAAAGAATCCCATCAATAACTACAACATCGTTCCCTATATCGGTAAATACGTAACCTGGCATGAAGACTTTGCCGGCGAAAAGGGCAAACTGGATTGTGATTACTGGGTATTGGATTATAACCTCGATAAAGCTAAAGCGCAATTCAAACAGGCGCCTACCATGCTTAAATGCTTTGAGCACTGGTTCGGCCCCTACCCTTTTTATGAAGATGGTTATAAGCTGGTGGAATCACCCCACCTGGGCATGGAGCACCAGAGTGCAGTGGCCTATGGCAACGGATTTCAGAATGGTTACCGTGGCCGCGACCTCTCCGGCAGCGGCTGGGGCAACAAGTGGGATTTTATTATCATACATGAAAGCGGCCACGAATGGTTTGCCAATAATATCACCAGCAATGACATTGCCGATATGTGGTTGCACGAAGGCTTCACCAACTACTCCGAAACCATTTATACTACCTGTGAGTTTGGCGTAGAGGCAGGCAATGATTATTGTATTGGCACCCGTAAAGCGATACAAAATGACATTCCCATCATTGGCCACTATGGGGTCAACCAGGAAGGCAGCGGGGATATGTATTACAAAGGTGGCAACCTGCTGCACACCATCCGCAATATCATTGGAGATGATGAGAAATTCAGACAGATATTAAGAGGACTTAACCAGGTATTCTACCATAAAACCACCGATACCAAAGAAGTGGAAGCTTATATCAGCAAACAGGCCGGCATTGACCTCTCCAAAGTATTTGACCAATACCTGCGCACCACGCATATCCCTGTGCTGGAAGTTAAACATGAAGGCCTTGGCATCTATTTCCGCTACACCAATTGCATCAAAGGGTTTACCATGCCATTAAAAGTGAAGCTGGCCGGTGACCGCACCATGTTCATTACACCCACCGAAGAATGGCAGCTACTGAAAGCAGGAGGCTGGTACAACGGTTTCTTTGCAGTGGACAGGAATTTCTATATAAATACAAAGGAAGTCCATGTAGATATACAGAAAGTGAAGTAA
- a CDS encoding ABC transporter substrate-binding protein: MKANPLFFTFNVLIVTLLSACGERAASNKQVFRYNEYSGIASLDPAFAKNQSVIWAVHQLYNTLVETDQELRIVPSLAYRWDVSDDRLVYTFHLRDDVYFHDNEVFPGGKGRKMTAYDVEYSFTRITNPATASSGAWIFNNRIAAKDGFKALDDSTFRLTLLRPFTPILGLLSMQYCSVVPHEVVTKYGPDFRSHPCGTGPFALKTWEETQVLIMVKNERYFEKDSAGNRLPYLDAIKTSFYDSKATEFLLFRQGQLDFINDIEASFKDEVLTKKGVLRKDWEGKIRLTKHSYLNTEYLGIMVDSNNALVKNSPLKLKAIRQAINYGFDRRKMMMYLRNSIGTPAESGFIPSGLPSFDSSVVKGYPYDPAKARRLLAEAGFPDGKGMPPVKLLTIAIYSDLASFIARQLEEVGLKIQVEVVQKSLLLEQTAKSQALFFRGSWMADYPEAENYLSVFYGKNPAPPNYTRYKNAAFDKLYEQAIVTENDSLRYKLYQQMDQLVIADAPVVPLWYDEVIHLEQLWLKGFPANGLNLLELRRTRIEK; the protein is encoded by the coding sequence ATGAAAGCTAACCCACTATTTTTCACCTTTAACGTTTTAATAGTTACCCTGTTGAGCGCCTGCGGCGAGCGGGCAGCCAGTAACAAACAGGTATTCCGGTACAATGAATACAGTGGCATCGCCTCGCTCGATCCTGCTTTTGCCAAAAATCAATCGGTCATCTGGGCGGTGCACCAGTTGTACAATACCCTCGTGGAAACCGACCAGGAACTGCGCATAGTGCCTTCCCTGGCCTACCGGTGGGACGTATCGGACGACCGGCTGGTATATACTTTTCACCTGCGCGATGATGTTTATTTCCACGATAATGAAGTCTTCCCCGGTGGTAAGGGCCGTAAGATGACGGCCTACGATGTGGAGTATAGCTTTACCCGTATTACGAATCCCGCCACTGCCAGCAGCGGTGCCTGGATCTTCAATAACCGCATAGCCGCCAAAGATGGTTTTAAAGCATTGGATGATTCTACCTTCCGTCTGACGCTTTTACGGCCATTTACACCCATCCTTGGACTGCTCAGCATGCAATACTGCTCCGTAGTACCGCATGAAGTAGTCACAAAGTATGGCCCCGATTTCCGAAGCCATCCCTGCGGCACCGGACCCTTCGCCCTCAAAACCTGGGAAGAAACACAGGTATTGATCATGGTGAAAAATGAACGCTATTTTGAAAAGGACAGCGCCGGCAACCGCCTGCCTTACCTCGACGCGATCAAAACCAGCTTTTACGACAGCAAGGCGACAGAGTTCCTGTTGTTCCGCCAGGGGCAACTGGACTTTATCAATGATATTGAAGCCTCTTTTAAAGATGAGGTGCTTACCAAAAAAGGCGTACTGCGCAAAGACTGGGAAGGCAAGATCAGGCTTACCAAACATTCGTACCTCAATACAGAATACCTGGGCATAATGGTAGACAGCAACAATGCACTGGTAAAAAATTCCCCGCTAAAGCTAAAGGCCATCCGGCAAGCCATTAACTATGGGTTCGACCGCCGCAAGATGATGATGTACCTGCGCAATTCCATCGGTACACCTGCCGAAAGCGGTTTCATTCCTTCGGGATTGCCTTCCTTTGATTCATCTGTCGTGAAAGGTTATCCCTACGATCCGGCGAAAGCACGCCGTTTGCTGGCCGAAGCCGGCTTCCCGGATGGGAAAGGGATGCCGCCTGTTAAGCTGCTTACCATTGCCATCTATTCTGACCTGGCTAGCTTTATTGCCCGCCAGTTGGAAGAAGTGGGATTGAAAATACAGGTAGAAGTAGTACAGAAAAGTCTGTTGCTGGAACAAACTGCCAAATCACAGGCCTTGTTCTTCCGTGGTAGCTGGATGGCCGATTACCCGGAAGCAGAGAATTACCTCAGTGTTTTTTATGGCAAGAACCCTGCTCCCCCCAATTATACCCGTTATAAGAATGCGGCTTTTGATAAATTGTATGAACAAGCTATCGTAACCGAAAATGACAGCCTGCGTTATAAGCTGTACCAGCAAATGGACCAACTGGTCATTGCCGATGCACCGGTAGTACCACTCTGGTATGATGAAGTCATCCACCTGGAGCAACTATGGCTGAAAGGATTTCCTGCCAATGGATTAAACTTATTGGAACTACGCAGAACGAGAATTGAAAAGTAG
- a CDS encoding GyrI-like domain-containing protein, translating into MKPTFTITPAIKTISEKKLVGNRLPMSLANNKTAELWKGFTPRRKEITNNLTTDLISMQVYPATYFASFIPTNEFEKWATVEVADFDKIPTGMEAFILPGGLYAVFDYKGSANDPGIFQYIFTTWLPNSNYTLDNRPHFEVLGEKYKGNDPTSEEEIWIPIKPRDH; encoded by the coding sequence TTGAAACCAACCTTTACAATAACACCGGCAATCAAAACCATAAGCGAAAAGAAATTAGTCGGCAACCGGCTGCCAATGAGCTTAGCCAACAATAAAACAGCCGAACTTTGGAAAGGCTTTACACCCAGGCGTAAAGAAATAACCAACAACCTGACCACCGACCTCATTTCCATGCAGGTTTATCCAGCAACCTATTTTGCCAGCTTTATACCCACCAATGAATTTGAAAAATGGGCCACTGTTGAAGTAGCGGATTTTGACAAAATACCAACCGGCATGGAAGCATTCATACTGCCTGGTGGACTGTATGCAGTATTTGACTATAAAGGATCAGCCAACGACCCCGGCATTTTCCAATACATCTTCACAACCTGGCTACCTAACTCCAATTATACTTTAGACAACAGGCCACACTTTGAGGTACTGGGCGAAAAATACAAAGGCAATGACCCAACCTCAGAAGAAGAGATTTGGATACCCATAAAACCAAGAGATCACTGA
- a CDS encoding Cap15 family cyclic dinucleotide receptor domain-containing protein, with the protein MHTYSINSDERKTVIGILGILSIAIMLIVKNNLCLPSWVPIPSVFAIFGGFYWIFDQLIWKLPLINQCLSTPNLNGTWTILMKSSRDSYATEYEGVLTITQSWSKIYIFMDGEKAIGQSIMAGIEVHTSKSFTLKWEYLSQRKPEFAENEYMHYGMTRVMNQPNGAITVLKGDYYADRSRHSSGPVSIIKKA; encoded by the coding sequence ATGCATACCTATAGCATCAACTCAGACGAGCGTAAAACAGTCATTGGCATTTTAGGGATTTTAAGTATTGCCATCATGTTGATAGTAAAGAACAATTTATGTTTACCATCCTGGGTACCTATTCCTTCAGTTTTTGCCATATTTGGTGGATTTTACTGGATATTTGATCAACTTATTTGGAAATTGCCTCTGATAAATCAATGTTTGAGTACACCCAATCTTAATGGAACATGGACAATTTTAATGAAGTCGTCACGAGATAGTTATGCTACCGAATACGAGGGAGTGCTTACCATTACACAGAGTTGGAGTAAAATATACATTTTTATGGATGGGGAAAAGGCTATTGGTCAATCAATAATGGCTGGTATAGAAGTTCATACTTCTAAATCTTTCACGCTGAAGTGGGAGTACCTTTCTCAACGAAAACCTGAATTTGCAGAAAATGAGTATATGCATTATGGCATGACCAGGGTAATGAATCAGCCGAACGGTGCAATAACTGTTTTAAAAGGAGATTATTATGCTGATAGAAGCAGACATAGCTCAGGACCTGTAAGTATAATAAAAAAGGCTTAG